From the Dysgonomonadaceae bacterium PH5-43 genome, the window ACTTCATTTTATACTAAATTTGCACAACAATTTAATTAATGTGCAAGCCCGATGGCAGTAGCAATGGCAAAAACAAGAGAAACTTTAATTGAAGTAGCAAGATTACTTTTCGCAAGAACTGGTGTAGAAAATACAACAATGAACGACATTGCTGTGGCTTCTAACAAGGGAAGACGCACCTTATATACCTACTTTAAAAGCAAAACGGATATTTATCACGCTGTGATAGAATCTGAACTCAACCTCCTTTACTCTTCTTTGGAATCCGTAGCTCAAAAAAATATTCCTGCCGATGAAAAGCTATTAGAATTTTTAAGAATCCGATTAGAATCTATAAAAAATGTAGTATCGCGAAACGGAACTCTTAAAGCAAACTTCTTTAGAGATATATGGAGGGTGGAGAATGTGAGAAAAGATTTCGACTTAAAAGAAATAAGTTACATTCAAGGCATTCTTGACGAAGGCGTAAAAAATAATATATTCGACATCGAAGACACTAACTCTATGGCAATTGTATTGCATCACGCCCTTAAAGGACTTGAAGTACCTTATATTAGAGGACGAATGACAAGCACTATGCCTTCCAACACAGATCGAACAGATAGCATTATAAAACTACTATTCGATGGAATAAAGAAAAAGTAAAACACTAAACAATTCTCAATATTAACTTACAATATTTATTAATATGAAATTATTAGAAGGAAAAGTCGCTATAATCACAGGCGCAGCTCGTGGTATAGGCAAATCAGTAGCAATTCGCTTTGCTCAAGAAGGTTGTAACATTGCTTTTACCGATTTAGCTATCGACGAAAACGCAGAAGCAACAAAAAAAGAAATTGAAGCTTTAGGCGTAAAGGTTGAAGGTTATGCCTCTAACGCTGCAAATTTTGAAGAAACTCACGAAGTAGTTAAACAAATCCATAAAGATTTCGGCAAGATAGACATCTTAATCAACAACGCTGGTATTACTCGCGATGGACTTATGATGAGAATGAGCGAACAACAATGGGATATGGTTATTAACATCAACCTTAAGTCGGCATTTAATTTCGTTCACGCCGTTACTCCTATTATGATGAAACAAAAGGCAGGAAGCATCGTTAATATGAGCTCTGTTGTTGGTGTTCACGGTAATGCAGGACAAGCAAATTACTCTGCTTCAAAAGCTGGTATGATTGGTTTGGCTAAATCTATCGCTCAAGAATTAGGCTCAAGAGGTATCCGCGCTAATGCTATAGCTCCAGGATTTATAGCAACAGAAATGACTCATCAATTATCTGAAGAAGTTCGTGCTGAATGGGCTAAACAAATCCCTCTTCGCCGCGCTGGTAATCCTGATGACGTT encodes:
- a CDS encoding AcrR family transcriptional regulator (product_source=COG1309; cath_funfam=1.10.10.60; cog=COG1309; pfam=PF00440; superfamily=46689,48498), with amino-acid sequence MAVAMAKTRETLIEVARLLFARTGVENTTMNDIAVASNKGRRTLYTYFKSKTDIYHAVIESELNLLYSSLESVAQKNIPADEKLLEFLRIRLESIKNVVSRNGTLKANFFRDIWRVENVRKDFDLKEISYIQGILDEGVKNNIFDIEDTNSMAIVLHHALKGLEVPYIRGRMTSTMPSNTDRTDSIIKLLFDGIKKK
- a CDS encoding 3-oxoacyl-[acyl-carrier protein] reductase (product_source=KO:K00059; cath_funfam=3.40.50.720; cog=COG1028; ko=KO:K00059; pfam=PF13561; superfamily=51735; tigrfam=TIGR01830), producing MKLLEGKVAIITGAARGIGKSVAIRFAQEGCNIAFTDLAIDENAEATKKEIEALGVKVEGYASNAANFEETHEVVKQIHKDFGKIDILINNAGITRDGLMMRMSEQQWDMVININLKSAFNFVHAVTPIMMKQKAGSIVNMSSVVGVHGNAGQANYSASKAGMIGLAKSIAQELGSRGIRANAIAPGFIATEMTHQLSEEVRAEWAKQIPLRRAGNPDDVANAALFLASDLSSYITGQVIQVDGGMNT